TTTTGTCTCCGAAGGAGATTCCGTCAAGGAAGGGGATCCTCTCGCCATTGTGGACGACAGCTTGCTCCGCCAGCAGATCCTCCAGGCCGAGGCGGTGCTCGGCCGTGCCTTGAGCTATTCTTCCGTAGTCGCCGCCGACTTCGAGCGCATTTCAGCCCTCTACGGGGAGCAGGTGGTGAGCCGCCGGGAGTTCGACCGTGCCCGGGGCGAGGCCAGGATGGCCGCCCGGCAGGTCCAGGAGGCCAGGGCAGCGCTGAACCAGCTGAAAATTATGCTGGGATACCACACCATCACTGCCCCCATTTCCGGGGTGGTTCTCACCCGGCACATAGACCCTGGAGACACGGTCTCCCAGTCACCGGCCTTCATTCTTGCCCGCAGGGAGAAAGTGAAAGTCTCGGGGACCGTGCCGGAACGCCTCATCCCCCGGGTCAAGGAAGGGCAGAAGGCGATGGTCACAGTGGACGCCTTCCCCGGGAAGCAGT
The Aminivibrio sp. DNA segment above includes these coding regions:
- a CDS encoding efflux RND transporter periplasmic adaptor subunit encodes the protein MKKVLALLLFMFLFGGLIVYRWHEKETAESGAPALEVLPVETVHLKNVTFEDRVSFAADIEPEEKAAVVCKVPGKTVLRVFVSEGDSVKEGDPLAIVDDSLLRQQILQAEAVLGRALSYSSVVAADFERISALYGEQVVSRREFDRARGEARMAARQVQEARAALNQLKIMLGYHTITAPISGVVLTRHIDPGDTVSQSPAFILARREKVKVSGTVPERLIPRVKEGQKAMVTVDAFPGKQ